In one Zobellia galactanivorans genomic region, the following are encoded:
- a CDS encoding ABC transporter ATP-binding protein, with product MEIKDLYKSFSGHKVLNGFHMKLHKGENLVVMGKSGSGKSVMIKCLVGLIQPDTGYISVMGKEIKNLDRETLDELRSDIGFLFQGSALYDSMTVRENLEFPLRRHKEKFGKQTDTQALVVEALENVGLAHTIDLMPEELSGGMKRRVALARTLILRPKIILYDEPTSGLDPITSKEIIELMRNIQLKYGTSSLIITHDVDCARVISDRMILLVDGINYAEGSYAQLSQSKDPKIEAFFKK from the coding sequence ATGGAAATCAAAGATCTCTATAAGAGTTTTTCGGGCCATAAGGTGCTCAATGGCTTCCATATGAAATTGCATAAGGGGGAGAACCTAGTGGTCATGGGGAAATCGGGCTCGGGAAAATCGGTGATGATAAAGTGTTTGGTGGGGCTTATACAACCCGATACGGGGTATATTTCGGTTATGGGGAAGGAAATTAAAAACCTAGATCGCGAAACCCTCGATGAACTCCGCTCCGATATCGGTTTCCTATTTCAGGGAAGCGCATTGTACGATTCAATGACGGTACGTGAGAATTTGGAGTTCCCTTTACGACGGCACAAGGAGAAATTCGGAAAACAGACAGATACCCAGGCCTTGGTAGTCGAAGCCTTGGAAAATGTGGGGCTGGCACATACCATCGACCTGATGCCAGAAGAACTGTCGGGAGGAATGAAAAGAAGGGTAGCCTTGGCCCGAACATTGATCTTACGCCCAAAAATCATTCTTTACGATGAGCCTACAAGCGGCTTAGACCCGATCACTTCCAAGGAAATCATTGAATTAATGCGCAACATACAGTTAAAATATGGCACCTCTTCATTGATCATAACACACGATGTCGATTGTGCCAGGGTCATCTCGGACCGAATGATCCTATTGGTCGATGGTATCAACTACGCCGAAGGTAGCTACGCCCAACTCTCACAATCTAAGGACCCCAAAATAGAGGCCTTCTTTAAAAAATAG
- a CDS encoding MlaE family ABC transporter permease, whose product MNFKTPKKIRQWLIEIGELSYFAARFFKEALRPPYEFNEFLRQCYQIGYRSLTLVLVTGFIIGLVMDLQSRPTMIQFGAVSWMPNMVGISIVRELGPVITALVCAGRISSGIGAELGSMRVTEQIDAMEVSGTNPFKFLVVTRVMASIMMLPLLVVVSDAVALFGSALVENIEGNVSFQLYFNTVFDVLTYTDIIPATIKTFFFGFAIGIVGCYKGFYSKKGTAGVGIAANTAVVMASLLLFVIDFVAVFISNIFYDV is encoded by the coding sequence TTGAACTTCAAGACTCCAAAAAAGATAAGGCAATGGCTGATCGAGATCGGGGAGCTCTCCTATTTCGCGGCTCGTTTTTTCAAGGAAGCCTTGCGGCCACCGTATGAATTCAATGAGTTTTTGAGACAGTGTTATCAAATTGGCTATCGATCCCTCACCTTGGTATTGGTCACCGGTTTTATTATAGGCCTGGTCATGGACCTACAATCACGACCGACCATGATACAGTTCGGTGCCGTTTCTTGGATGCCCAATATGGTAGGAATCTCGATCGTACGCGAACTCGGGCCCGTAATCACCGCCTTGGTCTGTGCCGGAAGGATATCTTCGGGTATAGGTGCGGAACTGGGATCGATGCGGGTTACCGAACAGATTGACGCCATGGAAGTATCGGGAACCAACCCTTTTAAATTTTTGGTGGTCACACGCGTTATGGCATCCATAATGATGCTCCCCCTACTTGTGGTCGTGAGTGATGCCGTTGCCCTTTTCGGATCGGCCTTGGTTGAAAATATAGAAGGAAACGTTTCCTTTCAGCTCTATTTCAATACTGTTTTTGATGTACTGACCTATACCGATATTATACCCGCTACCATCAAGACCTTCTTTTTTGGTTTTGCCATTGGAATCGTAGGTTGCTACAAGGGCTTTTACAGTAAAAAGGGAACGGCAGGTGTCGGTATTGCAGCCAATACGGCCGTAGTAATGGCTTCCTTGCTCTTGTTCGTTATTGATTTTGTGGCCGTTTTTATCTCGAATATTTTTTATGACGTATGA
- the clcA gene encoding H(+)/Cl(-) exchange transporter ClcA: MGNRNGTSSKDRSVNLDIRNYKLLLNALLIGVITGLLSSIFRLVLARLSTFRTTFQIGQADQLWQDWFWPMLFTFFGIWFSIFLVKKYAPEAAGSGIQEIEGALDGVRAVRWRKVLPIKFFASIFSLSSGLLLGREGPTVQIGANVGKMVEDVFKQSVEEDNPLISTGAASGLASAFNAPFSGIIFVIEEMNGHFKFNFYSLAALMIGAGSADMVVRFLVGSGPILKTTIFTFEDLSGLWLFVVFGLILSFIGIAFNKLLIEALDFFKKIRINPMVIALGIAFVITAVGLYSEDMIGSGYSTIANAYNDSFTLKFLLALFVVRFFLSIMSYGSGVPGGIFTPLITLGVISGMLFGGMAQYFFPDVVQDPAIFGVAGMAGIFASTIRAPLTGLALSVEMTANYELILPLIFTAVTASVCTTMLGNAPIYSILLKRILNKGETAV; the protein is encoded by the coding sequence ATGGGCAATAGAAACGGAACAAGTAGTAAAGATCGGTCGGTAAACCTTGACATAAGGAATTATAAGCTTTTGTTGAATGCCCTTTTGATAGGTGTGATCACCGGCCTTTTGAGTTCGATTTTTAGGTTGGTGCTTGCGCGATTATCAACTTTTAGGACAACATTTCAAATAGGACAGGCCGATCAGCTATGGCAAGATTGGTTTTGGCCTATGCTTTTTACTTTTTTCGGTATCTGGTTTTCCATATTCTTGGTAAAAAAATACGCACCTGAAGCCGCGGGCAGTGGTATTCAGGAAATAGAAGGCGCCCTTGATGGTGTACGAGCTGTGAGATGGCGCAAGGTGTTACCGATAAAGTTTTTTGCCTCAATATTCTCCTTGAGTAGCGGCTTGCTCTTAGGCCGTGAAGGACCGACCGTTCAAATAGGGGCCAACGTAGGCAAAATGGTGGAAGATGTTTTTAAACAATCTGTGGAGGAAGATAACCCTTTGATCAGTACAGGGGCCGCATCTGGTTTGGCAAGTGCCTTTAATGCCCCTTTTTCGGGAATTATTTTTGTCATAGAGGAAATGAACGGGCATTTTAAGTTCAATTTTTATTCGCTTGCGGCACTTATGATCGGTGCCGGTTCTGCCGATATGGTGGTCAGGTTCTTGGTAGGAAGCGGGCCGATACTAAAAACCACGATTTTTACTTTTGAAGACTTATCGGGACTATGGCTGTTCGTGGTATTCGGACTCATACTCAGCTTCATTGGAATTGCCTTTAATAAACTGTTGATCGAAGCTTTGGATTTCTTTAAAAAAATAAGGATAAACCCTATGGTCATTGCTTTGGGTATCGCCTTTGTCATTACTGCCGTAGGACTGTATTCCGAAGATATGATTGGTTCGGGATATAGCACCATTGCGAATGCTTACAACGATTCCTTTACCTTAAAATTTCTACTGGCCTTATTTGTGGTGCGGTTTTTCCTTTCGATTATGAGTTATGGGTCAGGGGTGCCGGGAGGGATTTTCACGCCCCTTATAACGCTAGGGGTAATTTCGGGAATGCTTTTTGGCGGGATGGCCCAATATTTTTTTCCGGATGTGGTTCAAGACCCGGCCATCTTTGGTGTTGCGGGTATGGCCGGTATCTTTGCCTCGACCATTAGGGCCCCGCTTACGGGATTGGCCCTTTCGGTTGAGATGACGGCAAACTATGAGTTGATTTTACCTCTGATTTTTACTGCGGTTACGGCTTCGGTCTGTACGACAATGCTTGGTAATGCTCCGATATACTCCATTTTGCTAAAACGAATTTTAAACAAGGGGGAGACGGCCGTTTAG
- a CDS encoding glycoside hydrolase family 15 protein, with amino-acid sequence MSKNGEAPGAPGIEARWSSSTKSGIGKALNSASDVTFTLSHGILNEAYYPREDIACIRDMGLIVTDGHGFFSEEKRDTEHFTKTIEEGIPAYHIVNSDPSGKFKITKEIIADPFRNTILQRIRFEANHPEPPLQLFALLAPHLNNEGGNNSGWLGEYKGVEMLFAKNGDIAVAMACSTKWLHRSVGFVGTSDGWTDLHQHGKLKWQYERASRGNIALTGEIDLSENDFVLAISFGRTHLEAANHARSSILNGFNSAKRRYVQEWQTWQNTLPKISAKNFKTSAATLRMHEAKNFPGGIIASLSIPWGNTKGDSDKSGYHVVWPRDLVESAGGFNALETKADISRIVNYLMSTQNADGSWPQNMWLQGEPNWTGIQMDQIALPILEMLKGYLRNTIGKNRMKRYWPLAKKALTFLLINGPYTDQDRWEEESGFSPFTMATEIAALLAGAELAEINGEETLAAYCRETADTWNDTIEYRTYVTGTPLAQKHGVDGYYIRINPFADIPAAELGDRTINLKNHHFDHGKTPINELISVDALALVRFGLRAPDDQRILNTLKVIDAELKVDTPNGSCWYRYNNDGYGEHENGDPYDGTGKGRAWPLLTGERAHYEIAAGHIESARKLLNAMDAFANNGLLPEQIWDKDDIPEKGLYRGRHTGSAMPLTWAHAEYIKLCISIDHKKVFDMPEQTCERYLRKNTVSDYQVWRFDNGTRVLPKGKTLRIETLADCTLHWTDDHWKTTYQTQAKHLNIGLFITDIQPCHKEATSLEFTFYWKEAKKWECKNFSVRIENE; translated from the coding sequence ATGTCTAAAAACGGAGAAGCACCAGGTGCTCCAGGAATTGAGGCCAGATGGAGCTCTAGTACAAAATCAGGAATCGGAAAGGCCCTAAATTCGGCTTCCGACGTAACTTTCACCCTTAGCCACGGTATTCTGAACGAAGCCTACTACCCACGTGAAGATATTGCCTGTATACGTGATATGGGACTCATCGTTACGGATGGACATGGATTTTTTTCTGAGGAAAAAAGAGATACGGAACACTTTACAAAAACAATCGAAGAAGGTATTCCCGCCTATCATATCGTCAATAGCGATCCCTCCGGGAAATTTAAGATTACCAAGGAAATCATTGCCGATCCTTTTCGCAATACTATTCTGCAACGTATAAGGTTCGAAGCAAACCATCCCGAACCCCCATTACAATTATTCGCATTGCTCGCACCCCATTTAAACAATGAAGGGGGCAACAACTCGGGCTGGCTTGGCGAGTATAAGGGGGTTGAAATGCTATTTGCCAAAAATGGCGACATAGCCGTAGCCATGGCCTGTTCCACCAAATGGCTGCATCGGTCCGTCGGCTTTGTAGGTACTTCGGACGGATGGACAGATTTACACCAACACGGTAAGTTAAAATGGCAATATGAGCGTGCTTCGCGTGGGAATATCGCCCTTACCGGCGAAATAGACCTAAGCGAAAATGACTTTGTTTTGGCCATAAGTTTTGGCCGCACCCATTTAGAGGCGGCCAACCATGCCAGGTCGAGTATCCTAAACGGTTTTAACTCGGCAAAAAGACGATATGTACAAGAGTGGCAAACCTGGCAAAATACCTTGCCCAAAATATCTGCCAAAAATTTTAAGACAAGCGCCGCTACCCTACGTATGCACGAGGCCAAAAACTTTCCCGGCGGCATTATAGCGAGCCTTTCCATTCCTTGGGGAAACACAAAGGGAGACTCCGACAAAAGCGGTTACCACGTTGTATGGCCCCGTGACCTCGTGGAAAGTGCCGGTGGGTTCAACGCCCTTGAAACCAAGGCGGACATATCGCGTATTGTAAACTATCTGATGTCTACCCAAAATGCCGATGGGAGTTGGCCGCAGAATATGTGGCTTCAAGGGGAACCGAACTGGACCGGTATTCAAATGGACCAAATTGCCTTGCCTATTTTGGAAATGCTCAAAGGTTATTTGCGCAACACCATAGGAAAAAATCGTATGAAACGATATTGGCCCTTGGCCAAAAAGGCCCTTACCTTCCTATTGATAAACGGCCCTTATACCGACCAAGACCGATGGGAAGAAGAAAGTGGCTTTTCGCCCTTTACCATGGCCACAGAAATTGCCGCCTTATTGGCCGGGGCAGAACTGGCCGAGATAAACGGGGAAGAAACCTTAGCCGCCTATTGTCGCGAGACAGCCGATACTTGGAACGATACTATCGAATACCGAACCTATGTTACCGGTACGCCCTTAGCACAAAAACATGGGGTAGACGGCTATTACATCCGTATCAATCCCTTTGCCGATATTCCCGCTGCCGAATTGGGGGACAGAACGATCAATTTAAAAAATCATCATTTTGACCATGGCAAAACGCCCATTAACGAACTGATCAGCGTAGACGCATTGGCCTTGGTCAGGTTCGGCCTTCGTGCACCCGATGACCAAAGAATCTTAAATACCCTAAAAGTAATCGATGCCGAACTAAAAGTCGACACCCCCAATGGCAGCTGTTGGTACCGTTACAATAATGACGGCTATGGGGAACATGAAAACGGCGACCCTTATGACGGTACGGGAAAGGGTCGGGCATGGCCCCTATTGACAGGAGAAAGGGCCCATTATGAAATCGCCGCGGGCCATATCGAATCGGCCCGGAAACTCCTAAACGCTATGGATGCCTTTGCCAATAACGGCTTACTGCCCGAACAGATATGGGACAAAGACGATATACCCGAAAAGGGACTATATCGCGGTAGGCATACAGGGTCGGCAATGCCCCTGACATGGGCCCATGCCGAATACATCAAACTCTGTATTTCTATAGACCATAAAAAGGTATTTGATATGCCCGAACAAACCTGTGAAAGGTATTTGCGCAAAAACACCGTATCGGATTACCAAGTGTGGCGATTTGATAACGGAACCCGTGTCTTACCCAAGGGAAAAACATTACGGATCGAGACCTTGGCCGATTGTACCCTTCATTGGACGGACGACCATTGGAAAACCACCTATCAAACGCAGGCAAAGCACCTTAATATCGGACTATTTATCACCGACATTCAGCCCTGCCACAAAGAGGCCACATCCTTGGAGTTCACATTTTATTGGAAAGAAGCGAAGAAATGGGAATGCAAAAATTTTTCGGTGCGTATTGAAAACGAATGA
- a CDS encoding DUF2271 domain-containing protein has protein sequence MKKRYLPLVSITLCLVGLTSFTFPQERIGYKCLIQLTNYTGEGAYIVVSLLNSKEEYVETLYVQGDDNEWYRDLEEWWKQLYGKKRPDIDAIVGETVTGGQRKMTVLGIPLDKIDAGYKIRFESAVEDQEYYKNDVEFELTSENLKSKIKGRGFIRYVRLLPQ, from the coding sequence ATGAAAAAACGATATCTGCCCCTTGTCTCTATTACCCTATGCCTAGTGGGATTGACCAGCTTTACCTTTCCCCAGGAAAGAATCGGTTACAAATGTTTGATCCAACTGACTAATTATACGGGAGAAGGGGCCTATATCGTAGTATCCTTGCTCAACAGCAAGGAAGAATACGTAGAAACCCTGTATGTACAAGGCGACGATAACGAATGGTACCGCGACCTCGAGGAATGGTGGAAACAACTTTACGGTAAAAAAAGACCAGACATCGATGCTATTGTAGGTGAAACCGTAACGGGTGGACAGCGTAAAATGACCGTATTGGGAATTCCCCTAGACAAGATAGATGCGGGCTACAAAATCCGTTTTGAATCTGCCGTTGAAGACCAAGAGTATTATAAAAACGATGTGGAATTTGAACTTACTAGCGAAAACCTAAAATCGAAGATAAAAGGTAGGGGCTTTATCCGTTATGTACGTTTGCTTCCTCAGTAA
- a CDS encoding DUF6607 family protein — MKKSLFLALACTAISFQGSAQKDKKEQDAEAIKKMCGCYEVTFNFAETFNYSNDSLYKPSKTKIDKGLEWAQLVSDESDKISIQHILQVGNPADPMIIKHWRQDWLFENRDLYLYNADNEWVYQQKTEEEVTGQWTQKVYQVDDSPRYEGSATWVHVDGKSYWENTTPAPLPRREYTTRGDYNLTLRGNRQEITDYGWVHDQDNTKILRQKGQEDVIIAKEKGYNTYVKVDDSRCAPSAEWWKSNAKKWAMVRTKWDEVFARKTDLHLAEKVDNKVLYKYLFDEEMVKKKRIEKVIESFVK; from the coding sequence ATGAAAAAATCCCTTTTTCTAGCCCTTGCCTGTACCGCTATAAGCTTTCAAGGAAGTGCCCAAAAAGACAAAAAAGAACAAGATGCCGAAGCCATAAAAAAAATGTGTGGCTGTTACGAGGTAACCTTCAATTTTGCCGAAACCTTCAACTATAGTAACGACTCCCTGTACAAGCCTTCAAAAACCAAAATCGACAAGGGCCTTGAGTGGGCGCAGCTCGTAAGCGATGAGTCCGATAAAATATCCATACAGCATATCCTACAGGTAGGAAATCCCGCCGACCCTATGATCATTAAGCACTGGCGTCAAGATTGGTTATTTGAAAACAGGGACCTCTATCTGTACAATGCCGATAATGAATGGGTCTACCAACAAAAAACAGAAGAAGAGGTAACGGGACAATGGACACAAAAAGTGTATCAAGTAGATGATAGTCCCAGGTACGAAGGCTCCGCCACATGGGTGCATGTAGATGGAAAAAGTTACTGGGAAAACACAACCCCCGCCCCCCTTCCCCGTAGGGAATACACCACCCGAGGCGATTACAATTTGACCTTACGAGGCAATAGGCAGGAAATAACCGACTACGGTTGGGTACATGACCAAGACAACACCAAAATTTTACGACAAAAAGGTCAAGAAGATGTCATCATCGCCAAAGAAAAAGGCTATAACACCTATGTAAAGGTAGATGATTCGCGCTGTGCCCCTAGCGCCGAGTGGTGGAAGTCCAATGCTAAAAAATGGGCCATGGTACGTACGAAGTGGGACGAGGTTTTTGCTCGTAAAACAGATTTACACCTCGCCGAAAAAGTAGACAACAAAGTGCTCTACAAGTATCTCTTTGATGAGGAGATGGTAAAAAAGAAGCGTATAGAAAAAGTAATCGAATCATTTGTAAAATAG
- a CDS encoding TonB-dependent receptor plug domain-containing protein produces MSLRVSLTVLSTLFCVTINAQEQRDSTGTTELEEVVVTGQYNRQSVDKSVFQVKVVPRRVIDNLAANNLADVLNQTLNINIVPNPSSGKSGVQLFGLDSQYFKILIDNVPLINDEGLGNNTDLTQLNLDDVEQVEIVEGSMGVQYGSNAVSGIINIITKKSSAYKWQINPYVQEETIGSEYGFANKGRHIQSLKVGHNISKKWYMNGTYTRNDFAGHFGDRKGQDYERNDGHRGHEWLPKLQNNAKALVRYNGDGLKAFYRFEYFDEEVALYDSLVRTNLNSATQTTNPTASDEIFLSKRFNHHFNLSGNLIETINYDASFSYQQQKRDIETYNYRIRANEKFDQESFEYESRKGFYSRGTLNNLFRNKWSNYQFGYEVNAIDGYSSSLAGDFETDHIKRRLESYDIFASAEYIVSKKFSVRPGVRSLFSSKFDPQTALSLSLRYFFENGYQLRAVLGTSPRSPNYDELFSYFVDINHDLRGNEDLDPERGYSAFLHLNKEFWAEDSAWSLKRKLSAWYLSVDDRIELTIVNTNPLAFQYNNIDGYKTWGLSYANTLSYNKLQLSGGISFSGQSKSLESQEDFNDDYLYSVQLNGNLSYRLPKWNTVFSAYYKFTGKQYQFLQDQNEEGEVIFIKGEQDQYGWLDATVKKSFYDNRLQLTLGARNLMDITRVNTVSAGGGTVHSNATSSVLLGYGRSYFLKLSYNLNL; encoded by the coding sequence ATGTCCCTTCGCGTATCGCTTACCGTGTTATCGACCCTTTTCTGTGTTACCATAAATGCCCAAGAACAGCGCGATTCTACAGGTACGACCGAGTTGGAAGAGGTTGTGGTAACCGGACAGTACAATAGGCAGAGTGTCGATAAATCCGTATTTCAAGTAAAGGTTGTCCCTCGTCGGGTTATCGATAATCTAGCGGCGAACAATTTGGCCGATGTACTGAACCAAACCTTGAACATCAATATTGTTCCGAATCCTTCAAGTGGAAAAAGTGGGGTTCAGTTATTTGGATTGGACTCACAGTATTTCAAGATTTTGATAGACAATGTGCCCCTGATCAATGATGAAGGTCTAGGGAATAATACCGACCTGACACAATTGAACTTAGATGATGTGGAACAGGTGGAAATTGTAGAGGGCTCTATGGGGGTACAATACGGATCGAATGCCGTATCGGGTATAATCAATATAATTACGAAAAAATCTTCCGCCTATAAATGGCAGATCAACCCCTATGTTCAAGAAGAGACTATTGGTAGTGAATATGGATTTGCCAATAAGGGACGCCATATCCAATCCTTGAAAGTAGGGCATAACATTTCGAAAAAGTGGTATATGAACGGCACCTATACCCGCAACGATTTCGCCGGTCACTTCGGAGATCGAAAGGGTCAGGATTACGAACGGAACGATGGTCATAGGGGACATGAGTGGTTGCCCAAATTGCAGAACAATGCCAAAGCCCTTGTGCGTTATAATGGTGATGGGCTTAAGGCTTTTTACAGGTTCGAGTATTTCGACGAGGAAGTTGCGCTATATGACTCACTGGTGCGTACCAATCTAAATTCGGCCACTCAAACTACGAACCCTACCGCATCCGATGAAATCTTCTTATCAAAACGCTTCAACCACCACTTCAACCTCTCGGGAAACCTTATCGAGACCATAAATTATGATGCTTCATTCTCATATCAGCAACAAAAACGCGATATTGAAACCTATAATTATAGGATCAGGGCAAATGAAAAGTTTGACCAAGAGTCTTTTGAATATGAGTCCCGTAAAGGGTTTTATTCTCGGGGAACCCTCAATAACCTGTTTCGAAATAAGTGGTCTAATTACCAGTTCGGATACGAGGTGAACGCTATTGATGGTTACTCTTCTTCGCTGGCAGGCGATTTTGAGACAGACCATATCAAACGACGATTGGAATCGTACGATATATTTGCCTCGGCCGAGTACATCGTAAGCAAAAAGTTTTCCGTACGGCCTGGGGTACGCTCCCTTTTTTCTTCAAAGTTCGACCCTCAGACTGCCCTCTCTTTAAGCTTGCGCTATTTTTTTGAGAACGGTTATCAATTGCGGGCGGTACTAGGCACTTCACCTAGGAGTCCGAATTACGATGAATTGTTCTCCTATTTCGTAGATATCAACCATGACCTTAGAGGGAATGAAGACCTGGATCCCGAGCGGGGTTACTCTGCCTTTTTACATTTAAATAAGGAGTTTTGGGCGGAAGACAGCGCATGGTCTTTAAAAAGAAAACTATCCGCTTGGTACCTTTCCGTAGATGATCGAATAGAGTTGACGATAGTCAATACCAATCCCTTGGCTTTTCAGTATAACAATATTGACGGTTATAAAACATGGGGTCTCTCTTATGCGAATACGTTATCTTATAATAAGCTGCAACTGAGTGGTGGCATCTCTTTCTCCGGGCAATCCAAAAGCTTGGAAAGTCAGGAAGATTTCAATGATGACTACCTCTATTCCGTACAGTTGAATGGAAACCTATCGTACCGTCTTCCGAAGTGGAATACCGTTTTTTCGGCATACTACAAGTTCACGGGGAAGCAATATCAGTTTTTACAAGATCAGAATGAAGAGGGGGAGGTCATCTTTATCAAGGGGGAACAAGATCAATACGGTTGGCTAGATGCCACCGTAAAAAAATCCTTCTACGACAACAGACTTCAGCTAACCCTTGGCGCTCGAAACCTCATGGACATAACCCGGGTGAACACCGTTTCGGCTGGGGGAGGGACCGTCCATTCGAACGCTACAAGTAGCGTTTTGCTCGGTTACGGAAGGTCATACTTTTTAAAACTATCGTACAATCTTAATCTCTAA
- a CDS encoding HmuY family protein, with protein sequence MKITIKPILTLLLLVLVSACSSDDATVVQEDFVVAFENPSVSFGASEDEKNIDLVFSTAAPENGSVEISFTGTNATYGDTEDFVTVPAAVNGVVTLDIASGAERASFVFKKLKDAVEGTEKSITLEISAVHLSDGLSNGTTSMQVAFEETAALGGQMAPEVGGPNEPNQVYIDLSAQNQSSISREAWDLAFYNGDAFRVAINGSLYMAVAELDDIDIDAVTAEQVAGLQASVAVGTFDAANTAYVDAPSGDIKGTAIKEVPEVDAANKVYLLNMGSKIGTEEPETGGVNTSGDSRGWMKIRVLRNGNDYTLQYARLEDTTHKEISVSKDAAFNFQFVSLISDTLVSVEPEKDKWDLNFTVFTNEIEGYGSYGYADFVATNSKGEVSAYKVDAESKSYEEFTISDIDTEALDTDQRAIGSSWRNGGGPGTLPSLKEDVFFIVKDGDGNYYKLKFTALVNESGVRGYPAFEYTLLQ encoded by the coding sequence ATGAAAATTACCATCAAACCTATTTTAACCCTTTTGCTTCTTGTGTTGGTCTCGGCCTGTAGTTCTGATGACGCTACTGTTGTACAGGAAGATTTTGTTGTCGCTTTTGAAAATCCGTCAGTGAGTTTCGGGGCCTCGGAAGACGAAAAAAATATCGATCTGGTGTTTTCAACGGCGGCGCCGGAAAACGGTTCTGTAGAAATTTCGTTTACGGGTACCAATGCCACCTATGGCGATACCGAAGATTTTGTAACGGTACCGGCCGCTGTGAACGGGGTTGTTACCCTAGATATCGCAAGTGGGGCAGAGCGTGCTTCCTTTGTTTTTAAGAAGTTAAAAGATGCGGTTGAAGGCACCGAAAAATCGATAACCCTAGAGATAAGCGCTGTTCATCTTTCCGATGGCCTGTCGAATGGAACCACAAGTATGCAAGTGGCCTTCGAGGAAACTGCGGCCCTTGGAGGTCAAATGGCACCTGAGGTAGGAGGCCCCAATGAGCCGAATCAGGTCTACATTGACCTTAGTGCCCAAAACCAAAGCAGTATAAGTCGCGAAGCCTGGGACTTGGCATTTTATAATGGGGATGCGTTTAGGGTAGCCATTAACGGCTCCCTTTACATGGCTGTGGCCGAGCTTGATGATATAGATATCGATGCCGTTACGGCGGAGCAGGTAGCCGGGCTTCAGGCCAGTGTGGCCGTTGGGACCTTTGATGCGGCCAATACGGCATATGTAGATGCGCCCAGTGGTGATATCAAGGGAACGGCCATTAAAGAAGTACCCGAAGTCGATGCGGCGAACAAAGTGTATTTGCTCAACATGGGATCAAAAATAGGTACGGAAGAACCGGAAACCGGTGGGGTGAATACTTCAGGTGATTCCCGTGGATGGATGAAAATCAGGGTGCTGAGAAACGGTAATGACTATACCTTACAATATGCCCGTCTTGAGGACACCACGCATAAGGAAATAAGTGTTTCCAAGGATGCGGCATTCAATTTTCAATTTGTCAGTCTTATATCCGATACGCTCGTTAGTGTTGAACCCGAAAAGGATAAATGGGATCTCAATTTTACGGTTTTTACCAATGAGATTGAAGGGTATGGGTCTTATGGCTATGCCGATTTTGTTGCTACCAATAGCAAAGGCGAGGTTTCGGCCTATAAGGTAGATGCCGAAAGTAAGTCTTACGAGGAATTTACGATATCCGACATTGATACGGAAGCCTTGGACACCGACCAAAGAGCTATTGGAAGCAGTTGGCGAAATGGAGGCGGACCAGGTACCCTGCCTTCCTTAAAAGAAGATGTATTCTTTATCGTAAAGGATGGCGATGGCAATTACTATAAATTGAAATTTACGGCTTTGGTAAATGAAAGTGGTGTTAGGGGATACCCCGCTTTTGAGTACACACTTCTTCAATAG